DNA from Bradyrhizobium diazoefficiens USDA 110:
CTCGAAGTACAGCATCTTCTCCTGCTGGTCGTGGATGATGCGCGCACCCTTGACCTGCCACAGCGGTGGCTTCTTCGGATCGTCCTTGCACGGCGCGCAGGCCGTGTAGACGCCGTTGTCGAACACCGTGTAGTTGCCGCTGGACCGGTCGGCACGGGTCGCGGCCATGCGGGTCTGGTCGGCGGTGTCCACGCGCAGCGAATCGACGAAACCGTCGCGGTAATCGTCCGAGAGATCCATGATCTCGGCATAGGTGATCTTGCCGTCGGCATCCGTCATGCGGATGTTGCCTTCGGCATGGAGCCGCTTGGTCTTCTGGTCGTAGATGACCTTGTCGGCCTCGACGCTGGTGCCGTTGTAGAACAGCTGGACGTTACCGACCGCGGAGACGCGCGAATTGTTGTAGTCGTAGTCGACCTCGGTCGCCTGAACCAGCATCTGGTTGTCGTTGGCGGCCTTCGGCGGCTTCGGACGCGGCGGCAGCGGATTATAGGTGAACTGGGCCGAGGCCGGCGCCACGGTGGCAATGTCGATCAGCCCGCCGAGCGAGACGGCAGCGATGACGGCGAGCAGAAGCCTGCGCACGGACAAGCCGCGCCCGTTCGCGCGCATCACAGTGCGGCGCGTCAAACGAGACACGGGCCCTCGATGGACGGCAGTCACTAACCGTCCTCCTGGTACAACAAGGCCAAAAAGCCGGTGAGGCCGCCCACCACCACGGGCAACCACGCCGCAGCGATCGGATGCATCAACTCAGCCTTGCTCAAGTCTTCAGTCACTTTCGACAGAACGTAGAGCAGAAACCCTGCGCCCACGCCACTCAAAACCATCTTTTGCACGCCGCCCATCCGGAAGAAACGCAACGACACCGAGGCCGCGAGCATCACCATGGCGGCGAGCAAAAACGGCTGCGCCAACAGCTTGTGATACTGGAGTCGATAGCCGGCTGTCGCGAAGCCTGAGCTTTCGGAGGAGCGGATGTAGCTCGGTAGTTGCCAAAAGGACACAGTCTCGGGTGTGGAAAAGCTGTTGCGGACCTGGGCCTCGGTCAACGTCGTCGGAATCGCCAGAACGGCCTGCTCGATCGGCGGCCCGTCGAGCGAGAAGCGGCGGACGTTCCTGAATATCCACTGGCCGACTTCGAGCTCCGCCTCGCGCGCCTCGACGCGTTCCTTGAAGTGCTGCTCTGTGTCAAACCGGAACAGCGTGAGCCCCGTGAGCCGGACGCCCTGCTGCTCGCTGCGCGCCGCATTGATGATCGTCTGGCCGTCGTTGGTCACCTGGTTGAGCCAGAAGCCGGAGGCGTCCTGGATGCCGCCGCCGGGCGCCGAGCCGAACAGCTCGGCCTCCATGCGCTTGGAGAGCTCGCGCAGATTGGCCGACATCGGATTGTAGGCGACGGTGGCGATCACCCCGATCAGGAGCGCGCTGCCGAGCGCCGGCGAGATGAACTGCCAGGCCGAGACGCCGGCGGCGCGCGCGACCACGAGCTCGAGCCTTCGCGAGAGCGCGAGATAGCAGGTCATGGCGCCGATCAGCATGCAGAACGGCGTCAGTTTCTCCAGGAGCTGCGGCACCCGGAACAGCGAGGTCTCGGCCACCATGATCGCCGAGGCGGACGCAAGGCCGGAGGTCTTGCGCACCATCTCGATGTAATCGACCAGCACCAGCAGCAGGAAGATGCTGGCGAACACGCCGAGCGCCGCGACCACGAAGCGGCCGGCGAAATAGCGCCCGAGTGTATTGGTGAGCATGCTCATGCGGTGGCCGGCCGTCCGAACAACCGTGCGATGCGCGCGTTCGACCTGTTGATGGCCTCCATGAGGCGGGGCGGCGGCTCGACCACGATGCCGCCGACGATCATCCACATCCCGACGCCGATGGCGCCCAACACCATCGCGTATTGGACCAGCACCGCGGCGGGCGACTTCACCGCCATCACCGAGCAGGCGAAGCCGGCCATGCGCAGGCCGAACACTGCGACGATGGACGAGCCGATCGAGAAATTGCGACTCTGGCGGGTGGTGCGAGGCGCACCGAGGAAGGCGAAGGTCAGCACGGCAAAGGCGAACGGATAGATCGGCGCCAACAGGCTGTCGTGCAAGGCCGAGCGGAACTGACCGGGAATCTGCTTGTAGACGGGATCATCCTCGGACGGCGAGAACAGCTCCCAGAGATAGCGCTCGCGGATGCCGAGGGTGACGTCGCGGCCCTGGCCGGAGAATTTCGACATGTCGAAGCCGTAACGGCCGAACGCCACCAGCGCGGGATCGCGCTTGCCGACCTCGAAACGCTGCAGATTTCCCGTTTCCAGCACCAGGAACGATCCGGTGTCGTTCTTCATGACCTCGCCATGCTCGGCGACGATCGAGACGCGCTCGTTGGGATCGCGGCGGTCGTCGATGAAGATGCCGGCGAGGATGCCGCCCGGCAGGCGCTCGCGGATCCGGATCGTCAGGTTCTTGTCGAGCTGGGCGAAGCGGCCGGGCTGGAGGATGTTGGTGAGCACGTCGGCGGTGATCTCGGCGTCCCACTGCTTGATCCGCCGCATGCCGTCGGGCGCAAGATAGGCCGCGATGAAGGCGACCAGCAGGGCCACCACGCAGGTGGCGTAGAAGAACGGATAGAACAGCCGGAACGGCGAGAAGCCGGCGGCATTCATCACGATGATCTCGGAATCGGTCGCGAGCTTGTTCAGGGTGTGCGAGATCGCGATCATCAGCGCGATCGGCGAGATGATCAGGACCAGCGCGGGCACGACGAGGCTGGTGATGCCGAGGAAGGTGAGGATGGTCTGACCCTGGCTCGTCATCAGGTCGATGCCGCGCAACGCCTGCGTAATCCAGATCACGCCGGTGAGGCTGACCAGGACCAGCGCAAACGACGCCAGCGTCGTGCGGAAGATATACCTATCGATTGACCCCATGCGCTACCGCACGAATCCCACCAAGTCCCCAATGTCGGCCGGAGTTCTGGCCGTCCAACCAATCCCCGGAAGGGGATCCCCAAGGTCGGACAAACAGCTCTTACGCCGGCTTACTCTCTCACTACCATCCCTTTGATCCGTCAACAAAATGGCTGCCCCGTGGCACCCTCAACATATGGTTAATATTTCCCTCTTGTGGCCTGGCGGCCACGGGTGGTCTTGGCATCTGCCCGGCCGGTGGCCCATAGTGCGGAAAGTCCAGTGAATCGCCGTTCAGCGCCGGCCCGTGGCCGGACCCGTCGAGCGGCAAAAGCCCCATGTTTTGGAGGAGTTACCCATGTCCGATGCCATCAAGGTCGGCTTCGTCCCGTTGTCTGCTGCCGCCCGTGGCATCCTGGTCGTGTTCTGCGACGACGGTTTGAAGCTGGGCCCGGCGACCGCCAAGGCGCTCGGCGGCGCTACCGAACTTGTGAAGCGGGCGGCCTCGGCCGCCGCTTTCAAAGGTAAAAGCGGCGCCGCGTTGGACATCCTGGCGCCGGAGGGGGTGAAGGCCACCCGCCTGATCGTGATCGGGGCCGGCAAGGCGACGGGCCTGAAAGCGAACGACTTTCTCAAATTCGGCGGCGTGGCGGCGGGCAAGCTCTCCGCCACTGCCGCCGCCATGACCATCATGGCGGAACTGCCTGACGGCGCCATGACGAGCGAGCAGGCGGTTGCGATCGCCGCGGGGCTCCGGCTGCGCGCCTACAAGTTCGACCGCTACAAGACCAAGAAGAAGGACGGCGAGGAGGGCGGCTCACGCGCCGATATCTCGCTTGCGGTGGGCGATGTCGCCGCGGCCAAGAAGGCGTTTGCCTCGGCCGGCCATGTCGTCGACGGCGTGATCATCGCGCGCGACCTCGTCAACGAGCCGCCGAATGTGCTTTTCCCCGAGGAATTCGCGCGCCGCGCAAGCCTGCTCCGCAAGCTCGGCGTCAAGGTCGAGGTGCTCGACGTCAAGGCGATGGACAAGCTCGGCATGGGCGCGCTGCTCGGCGTCGGCCAGGGCTCGACGCGGCCGAGCCGCACCGTGATCATGCGCTGGGACGGCGGCAAGAAGGGCGAGGCCCCGGTCGCCTTCGTCGGCAAGGGCGTCTGCTTCGACACCGGCGGCATCTCCATCAAGCCGGCCGGCAGCATGGAGGACATGAAGGGCGACATGGGCGGGGCTGCCTGCGTCGTCGGGCTGATGCACGCGCTTGCGGCGCGCAAGGCCAAGGCCAACGTGGTCGGCGCCATCGGCCTCGTCGAGAACATGCCCGACGGCAATGCGCAGCGACCGGGCGACATCGTCACCTCGATGTCGGGCCAGACCATCGAGATCATCAACACCGACGCCGAAGGCCGCCTCGTGCTGGCCGACGTGCTCTGGTACGTGGCCAAGAAGACGAAGCCGAAATTCATGGTGGACCTGGCGACGCTGACCGGCGCGATCGTGGTCGCGCTCGGCACCGAGCATGCCGGCATGTTCTCCAACAATGACGAGCTCGCCGACCGGCTGCTGACGGCCGGCATCGAGAGCGGCGAGAAGGTCTGGCGCCTGCCGCTCGGCCCCGAATACGACAAGCTGATCGATTCGCAGTTCGCCGACATGAAGAACACCGGCGGCCGCCACGGCGGCTCGATCACCGCGGCGCAGTTCCTGCAGCGCTTCGTCGACGGCACGCCCTGGGCGCATCTCGACATCGCCGGCACCGCCATGGGCGCGCCGAAGACCGACATCAACCAGAGCTGGGGAAGCGGCTATGGCGTCCGCCTCCTGGATCGCCTAGTGGCGGACCACTACGAGCGCAAATGATCCAAAATGACTGAAGTGCTGTTCTACCATCTGCAAAACATGACGGTGGAGAACGTGTTGCCGCCGCTTCTCGAGAAATCGCTCGAGCGCGGCTGGCGCGTCGTGGTGCAGTCGACCTCGGAGGAACGCGCCGATGCGCTCGATGCGCATCTGTGGACCTATCGCGACGATTCCTTCCTGCCGCACGCGACATGGCGCGTGAACGATGCCGCCGATCAGCCGATCGTGCTGGCGATCGAGGAGGACAATCCCAACGGCGCCCATGTCCGCTTTCTGGTCGACAACGCAGCGCTGCCGCAGGATGCGCAGGGCTATGAGCGCATGGTGCTGCTGTTCAACGGCGACGATCCGGACGCGCTGGCGCTCGCCCGCAGTGCCTGGACGGATTGCAAGGCGCGGGGATTTGATGTCACCTATTGGCAGGCCGACGAACGGGGTCGGTGGCAGCGGCGGAATTAGCGGTCGATCGCA
Protein-coding regions in this window:
- the lptG gene encoding LPS export ABC transporter permease LptG, which encodes MSMLTNTLGRYFAGRFVVAALGVFASIFLLLVLVDYIEMVRKTSGLASASAIMVAETSLFRVPQLLEKLTPFCMLIGAMTCYLALSRRLELVVARAAGVSAWQFISPALGSALLIGVIATVAYNPMSANLRELSKRMEAELFGSAPGGGIQDASGFWLNQVTNDGQTIINAARSEQQGVRLTGLTLFRFDTEQHFKERVEAREAELEVGQWIFRNVRRFSLDGPPIEQAVLAIPTTLTEAQVRNSFSTPETVSFWQLPSYIRSSESSGFATAGYRLQYHKLLAQPFLLAAMVMLAASVSLRFFRMGGVQKMVLSGVGAGFLLYVLSKVTEDLSKAELMHPIAAAWLPVVVGGLTGFLALLYQEDG
- the lptF gene encoding LPS export ABC transporter permease LptF, which codes for MGSIDRYIFRTTLASFALVLVSLTGVIWITQALRGIDLMTSQGQTILTFLGITSLVVPALVLIISPIALMIAISHTLNKLATDSEIIVMNAAGFSPFRLFYPFFYATCVVALLVAFIAAYLAPDGMRRIKQWDAEITADVLTNILQPGRFAQLDKNLTIRIRERLPGGILAGIFIDDRRDPNERVSIVAEHGEVMKNDTGSFLVLETGNLQRFEVGKRDPALVAFGRYGFDMSKFSGQGRDVTLGIRERYLWELFSPSEDDPVYKQIPGQFRSALHDSLLAPIYPFAFAVLTFAFLGAPRTTRQSRNFSIGSSIVAVFGLRMAGFACSVMAVKSPAAVLVQYAMVLGAIGVGMWMIVGGIVVEPPPRLMEAINRSNARIARLFGRPATA
- a CDS encoding leucyl aminopeptidase; the encoded protein is MSDAIKVGFVPLSAAARGILVVFCDDGLKLGPATAKALGGATELVKRAASAAAFKGKSGAALDILAPEGVKATRLIVIGAGKATGLKANDFLKFGGVAAGKLSATAAAMTIMAELPDGAMTSEQAVAIAAGLRLRAYKFDRYKTKKKDGEEGGSRADISLAVGDVAAAKKAFASAGHVVDGVIIARDLVNEPPNVLFPEEFARRASLLRKLGVKVEVLDVKAMDKLGMGALLGVGQGSTRPSRTVIMRWDGGKKGEAPVAFVGKGVCFDTGGISIKPAGSMEDMKGDMGGAACVVGLMHALAARKAKANVVGAIGLVENMPDGNAQRPGDIVTSMSGQTIEIINTDAEGRLVLADVLWYVAKKTKPKFMVDLATLTGAIVVALGTEHAGMFSNNDELADRLLTAGIESGEKVWRLPLGPEYDKLIDSQFADMKNTGGRHGGSITAAQFLQRFVDGTPWAHLDIAGTAMGAPKTDINQSWGSGYGVRLLDRLVADHYERK
- a CDS encoding DNA polymerase III subunit chi, with protein sequence MTEVLFYHLQNMTVENVLPPLLEKSLERGWRVVVQSTSEERADALDAHLWTYRDDSFLPHATWRVNDAADQPIVLAIEEDNPNGAHVRFLVDNAALPQDAQGYERMVLLFNGDDPDALALARSAWTDCKARGFDVTYWQADERGRWQRRN